Proteins found in one Populus alba chromosome 14, ASM523922v2, whole genome shotgun sequence genomic segment:
- the LOC118059639 gene encoding uncharacterized protein, with protein MDEFGVLTERFGLKPQGKSAPMAASRGSNNTQIPNFASSNPKTSPYSSKSTYNSHSLNGSFMDDHETLRSNSKSQNFGDDFDIFGGFQKNSKQTSTGLGFDYDSVFSSTKNSSAKSSFYDDIFGVLNVSSSTVNNNVDDDIFGAFTSSSSKAAKQRAPVDDLLGGFGTKLKPPSRNGSVGYDDLIPGFGSRKSSSEEENIGTTTPAFTSTEDPFVVLEQTSTKKKLSTDPLEEFGKFNHSGRTESTVLSNRSPPLRPPPKPGQVLKTGKSSDVSAIDELEDFAMGRMQTNAHSGSNGRHAREVKESADDLELFFGRGSRSSSVPKSRSEVPDPLFDAKINAKGKPEFPTKKSSTSSPGTRKTSAKNVIGDLSSIFGDAMLSGEFEEVDGESEERRRARWDRHQRTRDRMEQAVADMNQRDRQTLHEQEERRRIADKMDVQIKHWAAGKEGNMRALLSSLQYVLWPDCDWEPVSLTDLITSTSVKKVYRKATLCVHPDKVQQKGATIQQKYIAEKVFDTLKEAWNKFSKEELS; from the exons atggaCGAGTTTGGTGTATTGACAGAACGTTTTGGGTTAAAACCGCAAGGGAAATCAGCACCAATGGCGGCATCGAGGGGATCCAATAATACCCAAATACCAAATTTCGCTTCGTCAAACCCGAAAACCTCCCCATATTCTTCTAAATCAACCTATAATTCCCATTCCCTTAATGGGTCTTTCATGGATGATCACGAAACTCTCCGTAGCAATTCGAAATCCCAGAATTTTGGTGATGATTTTGACATTTTTGGCGGTtttcaaaagaattcaaaacaaacTAGCACTGGGCTTGGTTTCGATTATGATTCTGTGTTTTCAAGTACTAAAAATTCGAGTGCGAAATCGTCTTTTTATGATGATATATTTGGTGTGTTAAATGTTTCTAGTTCAACAGTTAATAATAATGTTGATGATGATATTTTTGGGGCGTTTACCTCTTCTTCCTCAAAGGCTGCCAAGCAAAGAGCACCGGTTGATGACTTGTTGGGGGGTTTTGGTACAAAATTGAAGCCTCCGAGCCGGAATGGATCTGTTGGTTATGATGATTTGATACCCGGATTTGGTTCCCGCAAATCATCAAGTGAAga agaaaatataggaacaaccaCACCAGCATTCACCTCAACAGAAGACCCTTTTGTAGTGCTTGAACAaacttcaaccaaaaaaaaattgtccacAGACCCACTGGAGGAATTTGGTAAGTTTAATCATTCTGGAAGAACAGAATCTACTGTTTTGTCAAATCGCTCCCCACCATTGAGACCCCCTCCAAAACCAGGGCAAGTTTTGAAGACAG GAAAGAGTTCGGATGTTTCTGCCATAGATGAACTGGAGGACTTTGCTATGGGTAGGATGCAAACTAATGCTCATAGTGGATCTAATGGTCGTCATGCCAGGGAAGTAAAGGAAAGTGCAGATGATCTAGAGTTATTTTTCGGCAGGGGTTCTCGTTCCAGCAGTGTGCCAAAGTCAAGGTCTGAAGTTCCG GACCCTCTATTTGATGCAAAGATAAATGCAAAAGGAAAGCCTGAATTCCCCACTAAAAAATCTTCTACTTCCTCACCTGGCACTAGGAAGACTTCTGCAAAAAATGTAATTGGTGACCTTTCTTCAATTTTTGGAG ATGCCATGTTATCTGGAGAATTTGAGGAAGTTGATGGGGAAAGTGAAGAAAGAAGGAGAGCCAGATGGGATCGTCACCAGAGGACCCGGGATCGAATG GAACAAGCAGTTGCTGATATGAACCAGCGTGACCGTCAAACTTTGCATGAGCAAGAGGAGAGGCGT AGGATAGCTGACAAAATGGATGTTCAAATAAAGCACTGGGCAGCAGGCAAAGAAGGCAATATGCGTGCACTGCTATCATCTTTGCAATAC GTGCTTTGGCCTGATTGTGACTGGGAACCAGTTTCACTGACAGATTTGATCACCTCTACCTCAGTGAAAAAAGTCTATAGAAAGGCAACCTTATGCGTCCATCCTGATAAGGTGCAACAGAAAGGTGCTACTATCCAACAAAAATATATCGCTGAGAAGGTTTTTGATACCCTCAAG GAAGCCTGGAACAAGTTCAGCAAGGAGGAACTCTCTTAA
- the LOC118059553 gene encoding amino acid permease 3-like — MTMGENTSAKNQLPHQVFSVSIDTNPQSGSKWFDDDGRPKRTGTVWTASAHIITAVIGSGVLSLAWAIGQLGWIAGPAVMLLFSLVTYYTSILLSACYRSGDPVNGKRNYTYMDAVRANLGGGKVKICGFVQYVNLFGVAIGYTIASSISMMAIKRSNCFHQSGGQDPCHMNAYPYMIAFGIAEILLSQIPGFDQLHWLSLVAAVMSFTYSSIGLGLGIGKVVENKRVMGSLTGISIGTVTQTQKIWRSFQALGDIAFAYSYSMILIEIQDTVKAPPTEAKTMKKATLISVAVTTLFYMFCGCFGYAAFGDLSPGNLLTGFGFYNPYWLLDIANAAIVIHLVGAYQVYCQPLFAFVEKEAARRFPDSDFVTKDIKISIPGLGPYNLNLFRMIWRTLFVVTTTVISMLLPFFNDIVGLLGALGFWPLTVYFPVEMYISQKKITKWSTRWLCLQILSVACLIITIAAAAGSIAGVLDDVKTIKPFQTSY, encoded by the exons ATGACG ATGGGTGAGAACACATCCGCAAAGAACCAACTCCCTCACCAGGTTTTCAGCGTCTCAATTGACACCAATCCACAGAGTGGCTCCAAGTGGTTTGATGATGATGGCCGCCCCAAACGAACCG GAACTGTGTGGACTGCAAGTGCTCACATCATAACAGCTGTTATTGGGTCCGGGGTTCTCTCCTTGGCTTGGGCTATTGGTCAGCTTGGATGGATTGCTGGACCAGCTGTGATGCTTTTGTTCTCGCTTGTCACTTACTATACTTCTATTCTGCTCTCTGCCTGCTACCGCTCTGGTGATCCTGTCAATGGCAAGAGGAACTACACCTACATGGATGCTGTTCGGGCCAACCTTG GTGGAGGAAAGGTCAAGATATGTGGATTTGTGCAGTATGTGAATCTTTTTGGTGTTGCCATTGGCTACACAATTGCATCTTCTATAAGCATGAT GGCAATAAAGAGGTCTAATTGCTTCCACCAGAGTGGTGGACAAGATCCATGCCACATGAACGCCTATCCATATATGATAGCTTTTGGAATAGCTGAGATACTTTTGTCTCAGATTCCTGGATTTGATCAGCTACACTGGCTCTCTCTTGTCGCTGCAGTCATGTCCTTCACTTATTCATCAATTGGTCTTGGACTCGGCATTGGTAAAGttgtagaaaataaaagagtCATGGGAAGTCTCACAGGAATAAGCATTGGCACTGTGACACAGACCCAAAAGATATGGAGGAGCTTTCAAGCACTTGGTGACATCGCTTTTGCCTATTCTTACTCCATGATCCTCATTGAAATTCAG GACACAGTCAAAGCCCCACCTACAGAAGCCAAGACGATGAAGAAAGCAACTCTGATAAGTGTTGCAGTCACAACCCTTTTCTACATGTTCTGTGGTTGCTTTGGATATGCAGCTTTTGGAGACCTATCCCCTGGCAACCTCCTCACTGGATTTGGCTTTTACAACCCATATTGGCTACTTGACATTGCCAATGCTGCTATTGTAATCCACCTTGTAGGTGCATACCAAGTTTACTGCCAGCCCCTCTTTGCCTTTGTTGAAAAAGAAGCAGCCCGAAGATTCCCAGATAGTGACTTCGTTACCAAAGATATCAAAATCTCAATCCCTGGTCTCGGTCCATACAATCTCAACCTCTTCAGAATGATTTGGAGGACGCTCTTTGTGGTTACAACCACTGTGATTTCAATGCTCCTTCCCTTCTTTAACGACATAGTTGGCCTCCTTGGGGCTTTGGGATTTTGGCCATTGACCGTTTACTTCCCAGTTGAGATGTATATTTCACAGAAGAAGATAACAAAATGGAGCACAAGATGGCTTTGCCTCCAAATCCTAAGTGTTGCTTGCCTGATTATTACcatagctgctgctgctggttcGATTGCTGGAGTTCTTGATGATGTCAAGACTATCAAGCCCTTCCAGACCAGTTACTAG